AGTCATCAAGCACGTGTTTTTTTAAACCGCAACCTCTCAGAGGACTCATTTGAAGTAACAAAGATAAAACCTGACTTTTCTGATGTATTTTCTGAGGCTGTTCGGATCCGGAGACGTCATATCTTCTCCTTAAATTCACCAGGTGCAGCACTGTGCAGTGACATTTGTTCACTctgacaaaagagagagagagagaaaagaaaaaagtgggTGTtgatgtactgtactgtagagATGAACTCTGGCACGCACTctctttgtggtttgtttttcacatttaccCACTTGACGCTGGCTGCAAAAAAATCCCCAACTCAGCAGCCAGCTGCAAGGCAACGTCTGCTAATCATCAAGTCAAGAAGTCATTTGCTCCCCTGTCTAAATGGAATCATACGCGGAATGGCTTTGAAGCATAATAAATGCTAATACCCTTAGATTTAATCCGTCTTTAGAGTAAAGGGGGCTTACATACGTGTATATAGTTGTAATTATGGCTTTCACACAGTTTGGGCTTAAAGAACCACATGCTTTGCCTTGACTTCACATCATTTGCATGAATCACTAGATTTGAATTCTGTACCAACTGACAATTTTGCAGAAAGCTACACAACATCTGCGTCTCTGCCTTAATCGCCCTGCATACGACTCCTTAAATTCAATGtgtattcatgcatttattcCCATTGCCCTACTGTCAATCTCACACGGACGTACTACTTCTAAACAGCAGACCGTCTCCAAATTCAGCATCGAGGTGGGATGCCTGCTTTTCCGTGGATGTCCGAGCAGCTCCCCACCCCCTGCGGACTTCAAACAAGAAGTGGGAAGAGAAATGCGTGGAGGCTTGTTGactgtgacaaacacacacaggcatgcccGCgctcattcaaacacacacaggggtcAACCACCATGACAGTGTGGGAGGGTCTCTGAAGAACCAGAGACTGTGACTAAAGACACAACGTGGCTCATAGCTGGCTGCTTGACCTTAAAGAATGATATGGCTTGTTGGGTCTCAACAACACGGTTACCTAACCAGCAAACAACCACTGGAACAATACAATGACCCATTATGACCATAACCTGTTAAACAATTTAACAAAGACCAACCTGATTACGAACCATGACCCAGCCTTTACTATTAGTTCCAATCGAACCCTGTTAAATATCATTAACTGTGTTGGGATCCTTTAATTATTTGGTCCTTTTGCTGAAGTGTTGGAGCACTGAACTTTGCATCGTTGACCACTGACATAACCCGCTCTGTTTGCGCGTCTACCTGATTATCTGGTCCTAAAACATACTGGTTAGGTGAGCTGGAATCAGGTTGTTCCtacatgtgagtgtgaatgtgtttatcTGCACCGTGGGGACATTAACCACACCGTCACATTGTGAGGAGTCTTCCCACTTTTGGGAAAAAGAAGCATGTCTCCAAAGACTTGAGTTAAGGTTAGGATACTGACGGGTATTGTTAAGATGAGGGTTTTTAGAGAATTAATGAATGCAATGTCCTTCTAAGGTTGTGCTTGTGAAATCAGGCATTGAAACATGTGGAGGACCTCTGGGAATGTGCATTCATGCAGAGCAGGAGCAGCTCCAATGTTACTTAACTAAAAGCCTGTTTAAGTTTTCTCTTATGTTGTTGATCGGAGGGCTGGGGGCACCCACCACTTTTTACACTGTCAAAATTTGTATTTAAACATCAAATAGGAACCATCATTGTAGTTTAGATAAATATAGCTTGTCTCCATCAGCAAACTCTTCATTTAGCATAATTCTTTGAAACTACCATGCTGTAGGTGCTGAGCTTCTACTGAGTCCATATGATTACATATCTGTGGTATCAAACGCATGCTTTGATTTAGGAGGAGGGATTGCAGActttcagaggagaaaaaacatgtgtCAAGTGAGCATGTACATAATTGTTCAGCAAggttgtttccacctgtgtttttctaacttttttgttttataatcaCTCCCAGCTCTTATCCCGTCCAATATCAGTGATAAGACTtgtaaaaagacacacaaaaaagcaaagGCAAGACTCTAAACAACAATGGCCAAGCACTGCCTTGCCAAAATACCTCTGATTGGCCTTAAAAGATATCTTCGCCATAGCTGTCTGTGTTTCGGCATGGCCTGGATTCCCTGAAGTAGAAGTGAGGAAACAGGAGGCCTTTGAACAGGAGGTTACACAAGCATCCGTGTGGCGCCACGCACTCCCTACACCTTCCAGcacttttattttcctgtttttatgtaTGACAAAGGACGGGGACACGCTGTACGCAGATGACCACACATCTTCCCCCATcatcaagcacacacactctggtctTTTCATTAGCACCTGCCTTTGTACACTATCTGTTCTTTGCTCTTTTCGCTGATGAGGATCAATAtgactcagtcagtcagtcagtcagtcagtcactcactcactcacttaaaGCATCCTCCCCCTTAGTGAACAATAGTCCTCTGATGGTGTCTGTGAgaaatgtgaagaaatgctgagaaaacacatcaaatcGCCTTCCCCTCGCCTTCCACGACCATTGTCAAGGCCAAATAAGCGACTGCGTTAGCGTCTTCGCGGGCATCATGACTCAGTTGTTGTGTGTCAAGCTGCTCCTCAGCCTCATCAGACGGGAAGTTGTACCTAGCGATGGGCTGGAAACACAGGAAGTTGATATCAACATGCCTGGAATTCCAGCATATTGTTCTCTCCGCAGAGACAAGAAAAGACTCATGCATGGCTCAGGCACAATATGTTcatgatacaaatgtgtttCAGTAACATTACATTGCAACCTCATACATGCACGTAAATCACATATGTATCACACTTTCATACATGCGTCCAAATGCTGACAGACATCTGTGCAGATAAACAGAGCAATAAATTAAAgagcactgtatgtgtgtgtgtgcgctcctgcatgtgagtgagagaaagtAAGTCACTTCTGCAGACACAGTGACATCCACATTTTGATTGGGAAATCGGCTGCCAAATTATTGCAGCCTGTATGACTAACCTGAAAATTTGGAAAAATTATTTAGCCACTTCAGAGTCTTTTCATTTAATTGTGCCATGTGGGTTTTGCTCCTTTGTAAGACTAGCAGTTAGTCCTGAGTCTGTTGAGTCCAAGTGATTACGATCTCAGCTTATGGGTCTGTCTTTTCACCCTACAACCACTGAAGTAAATTTCACAAGCCACATATCTTCTACATATTCTggcactaaaaaaaaacagacctaTAATCAGCAATTTGTCTAAGATCCCCCTTACCAGTATGCATTTTAACACTATCCAAAGATGAGCAAATGTTCTCGGTGTATTTTGAAGCTGTTACCAATAGAGAACTGTAACTCTACACCTGCTCCACCAGATTATTTTCAGCTATTTTATCAACCAACGCTAGGCTGACAGTCATTTCGAGACAGTCTATCAATCTGTCATAGAACAACAACTAACTATGACCTATACTCAGCAAAAGTATGAATTATATCAAATCTGcaaaacagctgtttctctgACGAGGCAACCATGCCCACTTAGAATACAAGAAGTGCTCACCATTTCATACCACTGGCGAATCTCAAAATGCACCATCTTTGTCATTAGTAGAGTATTTTTGGTTCTGAATATTGGATGACAGTTAAAATAGAGTAGTGTGATTTCAAAAGTCAGAAGGGACAGTTCTGTCCTACAAAGTCAAAACACCGTTACAATAATGGAAATGTGTCACTGTTACTCCACAGGACCACAGATGAACAGCCAGCTACATTGATAAAACAAAAGCTATTATCAAAGCTGaagtaaaaaaacattgttttgttaTCTGCAATCAAAATGATTCCTTTTTGATGAGCTGAGATAGTTAGCTGTGATGCATGAGCTTGGTAACAATTGAGAAAGTTATGATGAGGCAGGCAGTAAATCCAGTCATGATGTAGAAGAACACTAGCTAAAACTAGAACGCCTTAGCAGATCTCAGTAGTGACCGTGTCAACTTTTGATCCCAATGGCCGCTTTCAAATGTCTTCACTTGTAGATTCATTCGCTAAAGGTcgtcaaacaaaataaaataatgtctATCTAACACAATACaattcagcagcacaaacagccTCCACAACGTCCAGTCGAATTAGGAAATTGTTTCACTGAACACTTTTCACCAAAAATGTCATGAAGGTAGAATTTATTGTGGAATTGCTGTTTTCAGACTGCATCAGTTTTGACTAgctgtacctaataaactggccaCTGAGAATAGATGATGCAATTTAGTTTATATTTGTATGTCGAAGGGGTGTGTAAGCCATTCATGAAACGTagacaaaaatgttgaaaagttTACTATCACGATTCAAAAGTGCAGAAAACATTGCAAACCATAGCAAACTTATGCatatttatattacatataaatatatttatatattaatatatttgttATCATTTCATACAGAATACTCCTTCATGGTCTGTTACTTACATGAAAATAGATTCATACTGAAAGTCTCACATGCTTTAACATATTATAAGTATCCTTCAATTATCTCTGTAGGCCTTAACTAAAAACATGCATACAGTGACAACGCTGATAACctcacaacagcagcagcagcagcagcagcacagcaatgTCTCGACAACACGCTGTACATATACATTCAGCAACACATTGGCTTCAACACTGGCAACAACTTCCTAACTCACACACCTTTGTGCAAATGTGCAGACATGACCACAACGAGCATGATGGTAAGTAAAGTTATGAAATGCAGTTTACGCAACTCTGCTTCAGAACGTCAGTTGTGAGAGAGATAGTCGAGAAGCTCTTAAGAAAGGGTTTTTAGATTTGTAGGCTACGTTTTTGTGAAACATCTTACATGCCCCCAGCTTCATGTGCATATATAGACATATGTGTTTTACATATGTACACAGTTTATGTGCCATGCTGAGGTACATCTCTCATATAGACTTGCACCACATGCTCAGCTCACTACTGCCCTCCATTGGTCAGACATCCAGCCTAATGTTAGGTCAGATAAGACATGAAACCAACAAGCTTGAACAATCCATGTGTAAAAACTTATTGGTTAAATAAATTAGCGCATTTTTCGCATGGAAGCAGAAGTGGTTCAAGTGGaaagctataaaaaaaaaaaaaacccaacaagaAATCACTGATTGATAAATTGTTGTATCTGCTGAGAAGTCTTATATACTCTTCCCTTGTATGATGCAGGCTACTTTTCTGCTCTCATTTGGGGGAGGTGGCAGTAACCCGAGGCATGTATGGTGCCCCCTTGAGGCCAGGGGGTGAAAAGTCCAGAGGTGTAGGGCGTCGGTTCTTGGCTGCTGGTGGGCTCACTGAGGCCTGGCTGGACGTCTCTCTTATCAGTCCACAGTGTGACATCTGGACGCTGTTGGTTCTGCTCAGCGCCGTcgtgcctctgtgtgtttgtggtgccATCGCCGCGGGAGACAAGATCCTGCATGGACCTGGAGACGCTGCGGCTGGGCAGACACACATAACCCTTCCCGTAAAGGGTGATGTTCACAGGGGAAGGAGAGTCATCTGACtggctttctttctctttctctttctcttcactctTGACGTCTACTGACTTGCAGTTTTGCTCTGATGACTGTCAGATGGAAACAATGCTGTTCAGTGTGGCAATCAATCGCTACAAGCAATTAATAATGTCAACTAATCATTAATATTAACAAATCAATAATACCTTACCTTGCTCATTATCATTGTCTCATTTAAAACATGCCATACAGTATTTGCAAGTGGTTGTCTCCTAAACTGTGTTCGCTCCCAGTATATTTCCAAGTCATTTCATTGGAATTAACAttaatagttcaacattttggaaaacatgcATATtagctttcttgccaagagttaaatGAGACGATACCACTTTCGtgactgtacagtaaatatgaagcttcagccagcagccggttagcttagctcagcataagAAGACCAGAACTGGAGGAGCACTGGTAGCCTGACCAAGAAGGCCAATAAATAGCCTATTGTCTAATAGTACagaatttcccaaaatgtcaaactattcctttattctaatggttttgtgtttttgatttacACAAATTCTCAGCACCTGGATACCAAACAAATGATAGTGACAGcgagtgactgacctgacagAAGATGTACGGCCCGCTGAAGCTCATGGAGGATGTGTCAGGGCTGTTAGCCTTCTCACCTGGGGAGGGCAGGCTATCACACTTCCAGCAGCCCTTGTACTTTTCCAAACCCATTTTTTCAGTGTCCTTGGTTGGCCACAGCGAAGTGTCTGAGGAGCTGCACGGAGCGACAGAACAGAACTCGTTTTTGCTTGGTGACAGTCAGTAACTTATCCATTCATGAATCAGAAGAATTTGTCAAGTTAAAAAGTCGGGTGTTAAACGCATTACCATGAGGATATCCCGTCCAAGTGCTGTACTTTACTCATGGACGTGCTCTCACTCTGCACGAGGGTCCAGTTGGTGGCAGACTGGATGAAAtgcaagcagacaaacacaaatatattaatattaatacgccaaaaatggaaacaaacgGATCAAACTGCAGAATCATGGCGTCTCACCTTGATGTCAGACAGGATTTTGCTTTTGCCTGGAGAAGGAACTGAGTCCCCCCACAGAATTACCTTCCTATTAGTTCCAAATATACAAAGTAAGAAGAgagttttaataaaaatgatagTTGAGAgcacatttgtcatttaaaaagacaCATTGGTGTGTAAGTAAAGCACGCTAAGTGGTTTAGAGTCCTACTTTCATATCATCCTAAGCAATATATTGGATAATAatggaaacagctgcagaaacaaagtcATGACACTGATGCTTATGCTTTATTTcaggaagaagaaacacaaatacagcataCATAGATAAAGTACCTCTGACAGGCTGGAATGGTGAAGTAGAGTGTGAGGACGActgtggcagcaaacacaccGATGAAGATATAGATCAGGGTGGTTGGGGACCAGGTGGCTGCCAGGGGACAGATAACAGCatgaatgatgataatgatgatgaccATTCCTAATGTTTTTGCaatgttattttgtgttgttcACCTCTAAATAAAGCGGGCACTCTCtccagaggaaaataaaacccaaTAAATAATTTCCACAAGAAGAGGTGAAATCTGTACAATACCTTCATTTGTAGTCCACTCCTCAGGATCAGTCCATTCAGAGGGGATCCCGTCATACATGGAGCCTTCTCCAGAGAAGATGAGCGACCTGACCTGGACCTGGTAGCGCTGGGACGGAGCCAGAGAAGCTTCCAGGATAGTGAGGAATGTGGACCCTGAAATGTTCACCTGGACAGAAGGTCCCTGAAAAAGGAGCACATTTAGATGTTTGATTATATTTCATGAGCTGCATTATTCCAAATATTTGTGTATATCAAAATTGTCTCTAAAAGTTCCTCACCTGATCCTGTACCCTGTGATAGCGGACGTGATAACACAGTCtgagttttgaagctgtgcTGGGTTTGGTCCATTCCACCTTCCAgttgctgtctgtctccctcacaTTCACCTGCTGCGGTGGGTTGGGACGGACTGTGCAAAAAGAGATTAGTTTGTAGAATTCaataaatatgatgaaataGTTTatcattttttgcttttgttttttatatgtGCGTAATCACCCCTGGAAACACACGTATAATGCATAGGTAGGCTGGATGCTGCCAATATCTACGCTGTATAATATCTATACAAATATTaccttttaaactttttctgaTGCTGCAACAACATTTTTCCCCATACGATCGTTTTATCTTACAAAGGAAATGAATCTAAATCTTTTCACTGTGTGGGGGTTATAAtgataatgtattattattattagaactTGGAACAGTTTACCAGATGACGTGAGATACTTAAGTATTAAGTATTTTAGTTCAAATAcactatatataatatataatgacttttactttttgccTCAGTATCACTTATTTGTTAGTGTTTCATGTTAGTGTGTCTTCTTGTTTGCTCATTGTGTGTTGAGTTGTCATTGCCTGGCaataaacagacagagatgCAGTAGTGCCATTCAAACACTAGGTGGGGGCACTCAATCacctcactgctgctctgcaaAGCACTCTGCATGCTTTTATCAcctaagtgtgtgtttttaatctggCAGGACATGtcatccctcctctgtcctACGAAGATGTGCCCTCATGTCTCATGTCCACTCACTGTGACGGCTGCTCTGGAAAATCTTGGCATTGCGTGTTGGTAGGAGCTCCAGCTGCAGGTGTGCAGGCTCTGCAACAGTCAGTGAGCAGCTGTATCTCAGAATCGTCCCGCTCAGGTCAGCGCTGACTGCTGGGTTCACGCAGCATCTCTCAGACCTGTAGGCAGGGATTAAGGAGGAGAGGAACGGTCaggtgaatgaatgagtgatgACCAGGCGGCATTGTCGGCGTCACACTCGACTTACGGTGCAGCCTGGTCGCCTCGACAGGCCAGCTGGTAGGTAATGAAGTGAGCCAGCTCTCTGCTCACCTTCCAGCTACACAtcacctccttctctccattCAGCACACAATGCAAGCTGGGAAGCTGCCCAGCGTCTGGAGCCAGAGcgaaagacggagagagagagggagagagagaaagggctGATAACAACATCTGCAAAGCTCCAGACTTTTCCTGGGCTCCCATGAAAatggacagagggagaagatTAGAAATATGAGGAAAGCAGATAAGAAGCAGAATctgtataagaaaaaaaaaggctggtcTAAAATGATGCATTAAATATGTGAGCCAAATGGTTTACTTTAAATGTCAAAGTTGACACACATGCAAGGAATGACTCCTAATTTTGTTAAAGTTGAAATGAATGCTTTCTTTGACTCACCTTCTTCAGTCTGCCAGGTCACCACTGGACTCCAGTGGCTCCACTGACCCACGCTGGCCCGGGCCCTCACCCTGGCTTCATACATGCGACCTGGAAGCAACAGTCGCTTCTCTAGTGTCACGCTGGTATTTGTGACGTCCtcagtctgcagagaggaagaaaaagtctGCTGTTAAACTCAAAGTCAAAGAAATATTCGGAACAGTACATCAGATATTGTGTTCGGGAACTACAACTGTGTCCAATCCATTTTCAGGTTCAATTTCACTTGaactgatggaaatgtttttctaGGAACTTTTCAAAACCCACTCCATGATTTCAAAAACACGGTGTCATGTTGTCACGCAGCCAGTGGAGTAAGCACACTGTGTTTGATGCTAACCGTCCAGTTGTCCTCTCTGTCGGCTCTGTAGCTGAGCTGGTACTTGAGGTTTTTgttcagggaggaggaggaggggtacGGGCTGGACCAGGTGAGCCTTCGGCCTCTGCCATCTGCGTCGTGTGTGGAAAGGGTCGCTGGTGGGAGTGCTCTCACTGcgcaacacaaaaacacacagctaaCAGATGAAGTGAATACAAATGTTTCAGTTT
This genomic window from Pempheris klunzingeri isolate RE-2024b chromosome 17, fPemKlu1.hap1, whole genome shotgun sequence contains:
- the csf2rb gene encoding cytokine receptor common subunit beta — encoded protein: MPLLWVVLGSILPPLALFSGPDRCTFHESSSLQNESPLLKSLQCYNDYESYVHCKWREHGNTSLQVWFKTNNNREQCVPYGAAVEDASEHRTVQCRYKTQAFAIGNKHTVFFLKRKTEALCSSITHRPLDLSQHLRALPPATLSTHDADGRGRRLTWSSPYPSSSSLNKNLKYQLSYRADREDNWTTEDVTNTSVTLEKRLLLPGRMYEARVRARASVGQWSHWSPVVTWQTEEDAGQLPSLHCVLNGEKEVMCSWKVSRELAHFITYQLACRGDQAAPSERCCVNPAVSADLSGTILRYSCSLTVAEPAHLQLELLPTRNAKIFQSSRHIRPNPPQQVNVRETDSNWKVEWTKPSTASKLRLCYHVRYHRVQDQGPSVQVNISGSTFLTILEASLAPSQRYQVQVRSLIFSGEGSMYDGIPSEWTDPEEWTTNEATWSPTTLIYIFIGVFAATVVLTLYFTIPACQRKVILWGDSVPSPGKSKILSDIKSATNWTLVQSESTSMSKVQHLDGISSCSSDTSLWPTKDTEKMGLEKYKGCWKCDSLPSPGEKANSPDTSSMSFSGPYIFCQSSEQNCKSVDVKSEEKEKEKESQSDDSPSPVNITLYGKGYVCLPSRSVSRSMQDLVSRGDGTTNTQRHDGAEQNQQRPDVTLWTDKRDVQPGLSEPTSSQEPTPYTSGLFTPWPQGGTIHASGYCHLPQMRAEK